A genomic stretch from Roseofilum casamattae BLCC-M143 includes:
- a CDS encoding Rne/Rng family ribonuclease, producing MPKQIIIAEQHRLAAVFEEDQIQELVVATGSHQVGDIYLGTVENVLPGIDAAFVNIGDAQRNGFIHVTDLGPLRLKRGSGTITELLVPQQKVLVQVMKEPTGTKGPRLTGNITLPGRYLVLMPYGRGVNLSRRISGSHERSRLRALAILIKPAGMGLLVRTEAQDMAEEAIMDDLEELLHRWESILAEASSASPPALLGRDDDFIVRVLRDMYTNDVNRIVVDSNTGLKRVKQQIINWNGSKTPPGILIDHHRERTSILEYFRVNAAIREALKPRVDLPSGGYAIIEPTEALTVIDVNSGSFTSSATARETVLWTNCEAATEIARQLRLRNIAGVIIVDFIDMDSRKDQLKVLQHFEEALLSDKARPQVAQLSELGLVELTRKRQGQNIYELFGHTCKTCNGLGHLVALPGELEDQPTALVDRSYPSVLRDPNGDSDDSEIGESSSGRSPRSPSAPILAPRSGRAGYSSDSTYANTYSSESDRETSSSRSSSDIDAGDRAPAESNDDLLSRRTRRRRIDAKTDGEDFRAPSDRFLADKGNHLGDSTYRSPEIEDSSNLRDRSNGPNRKDYWDSRSGTNPRKRIGGRGIDASPEVVNVEMTVEEQDIYALMGVSPLVLLAAEGESPLTASWEERRQAKSTIVQVISPNQKPMDGNLTQGEGLVDSIPESLKPVANIPLSSTTSSTNLESEGTLGWASEEENVALPATTPISEEAISDTVAMDEEETHPLEQEEEESQVIRRRRRRRSSATEE from the coding sequence ATGCCCAAGCAAATTATTATCGCCGAGCAGCATCGGTTAGCTGCTGTATTTGAAGAAGATCAAATCCAAGAACTGGTTGTAGCCACAGGAAGCCATCAAGTTGGAGACATCTATCTCGGTACCGTGGAAAATGTTCTCCCCGGAATAGATGCCGCATTCGTCAATATTGGAGATGCGCAAAGAAACGGATTTATTCATGTCACCGACTTAGGCCCCCTGCGGCTGAAGCGAGGATCGGGGACGATTACCGAACTCCTGGTCCCGCAACAAAAAGTGCTGGTGCAAGTGATGAAAGAACCCACCGGTACCAAAGGCCCCAGGCTCACCGGTAATATCACCCTTCCCGGCCGTTACCTCGTGCTCATGCCTTATGGACGCGGGGTGAACCTCTCGCGCCGCATCAGCGGCTCTCACGAGCGATCGCGCCTGCGGGCCCTCGCTATCCTGATTAAACCGGCTGGCATGGGTTTACTGGTGCGCACGGAAGCCCAAGATATGGCTGAAGAAGCCATCATGGATGACCTAGAAGAACTGCTCCACCGCTGGGAGTCGATCCTTGCCGAAGCCAGCTCGGCCTCTCCCCCAGCCTTACTCGGTCGAGACGATGACTTTATCGTCCGCGTTCTGCGGGATATGTACACCAACGACGTTAACCGTATCGTCGTTGACTCGAATACCGGACTCAAACGAGTCAAACAACAAATCATTAACTGGAATGGCAGCAAAACCCCACCAGGAATCCTCATCGACCACCATCGAGAGCGAACCTCTATCCTGGAATATTTCCGCGTGAATGCAGCCATTCGCGAAGCACTCAAACCCAGAGTAGACCTGCCTTCTGGTGGATACGCGATTATCGAACCCACGGAAGCGCTGACGGTGATTGACGTGAACTCCGGTTCCTTCACCAGTTCTGCCACGGCTCGCGAAACCGTCCTGTGGACCAATTGTGAAGCCGCTACGGAAATTGCCCGCCAACTGCGCCTGCGCAACATTGCCGGAGTCATTATCGTTGATTTCATCGATATGGACTCGCGCAAAGACCAGCTCAAAGTCTTGCAACACTTTGAAGAAGCCCTCCTCTCCGATAAAGCCAGACCGCAAGTGGCTCAACTTTCGGAACTGGGTTTGGTCGAGCTAACCCGCAAGCGCCAAGGACAAAACATTTACGAACTCTTCGGCCATACCTGCAAAACCTGTAATGGTTTGGGACATCTAGTTGCCTTACCTGGAGAGCTGGAAGACCAGCCAACGGCTTTAGTCGATCGCTCCTATCCGTCAGTTTTGCGCGATCCGAACGGCGACTCCGACGACTCCGAGATTGGAGAATCGAGTTCGGGACGCTCCCCACGCTCGCCCAGTGCTCCCATCCTCGCCCCCCGATCGGGACGGGCAGGATATAGTTCTGATTCCACTTATGCCAATACCTACAGTAGCGAGTCCGATCGCGAGACCTCCAGTTCTCGTTCTTCCTCGGACATCGACGCGGGCGATCGCGCTCCGGCTGAAAGCAACGACGATCTGCTCTCGCGACGCACTCGTCGTCGGCGAATTGACGCGAAAACCGATGGCGAGGATTTTCGCGCGCCATCCGATCGCTTCTTAGCTGACAAAGGTAACCACTTGGGCGACTCTACTTATCGCTCCCCGGAGATAGAGGATAGCTCGAATCTTCGCGATCGTTCTAACGGTCCGAATCGCAAGGATTATTGGGATAGTCGTTCTGGGACGAACCCTCGCAAGCGCATTGGCGGTCGGGGCATCGATGCTTCTCCGGAAGTAGTAAATGTGGAAATGACCGTAGAAGAACAAGATATTTATGCTCTGATGGGGGTTTCTCCTCTGGTATTGCTCGCAGCAGAAGGAGAGTCTCCACTAACGGCCTCTTGGGAAGAGCGCCGGCAGGCAAAATCAACCATTGTTCAAGTTATTTCTCCCAACCAGAAACCCATGGATGGGAACTTAACCCAAGGGGAAGGACTGGTAGATTCGATTCCAGAATCGCTAAAACCGGTTGCTAATATCCCCTTAAGTTCGACAACCTCATCAACTAATCTTGAAAGTGAAGGCACTCTGGGTTGGGCCTCGGAAGAGGAGAATGTTGCGCTGCCAGCGACAACCCCAATATCAGAGGAAGCGATCTCAGATACAGTTGCTATGGATGAGGAGGAGACCCATCCATTAGAACAGGAGGAGGAAGAATCTCAAGTCATTCGCCGACGGCGACGGCGACGTTCTTCTGCTACGGAAGAGTAG
- a CDS encoding cytochrome c3 family protein — MIRLKSSIRYAAIAILLLFSLLLPQPDFAIAAPISSDRVAEITKQWEQSAHALANVNCSSCHQDKKTKTLVVRPDRESCQSCHQQQVDTFLLGKHGIRTLEGLSPLTPAMAKLPMKNSAFDRTLGCNSCHNVHQTNTFVASTDSCLQCHNDTHSLNYRNSKHGRLFAASVRLPRPSPDLVSCATCHLPRQVHEETKTVFVNHNNTYNLLPRDRMVKQVCMNCHGLEYSYNSIFDDELIEGNFHRPPQHYMETLKLVQARAEQRATSKVSTTE; from the coding sequence ATGATTCGATTGAAATCGTCAATTCGATATGCCGCGATCGCCATTCTTCTCCTCTTCAGCCTACTGCTCCCGCAACCTGATTTTGCCATCGCCGCTCCTATTTCCAGCGATCGCGTCGCCGAAATTACCAAACAATGGGAGCAAAGCGCTCATGCTCTGGCTAACGTCAATTGCTCCAGTTGCCACCAAGACAAGAAAACCAAAACTCTCGTGGTTCGTCCCGATCGCGAAAGCTGTCAAAGTTGCCACCAACAACAAGTCGATACCTTCCTGCTCGGCAAGCACGGCATTCGTACTCTCGAAGGCCTCTCTCCCCTAACTCCCGCCATGGCAAAGTTGCCCATGAAGAACTCGGCTTTCGATCGAACCCTAGGATGCAACAGTTGCCACAACGTCCATCAAACCAATACCTTCGTCGCATCGACAGACTCCTGTCTGCAATGCCATAACGATACTCACTCCCTCAACTATAGAAACTCCAAACATGGCAGGTTGTTTGCCGCGTCAGTTCGCCTCCCCCGGCCGAGTCCCGATCTGGTGAGCTGTGCCACGTGCCATCTTCCCCGTCAAGTGCATGAAGAGACCAAAACCGTATTTGTTAACCATAACAACACCTACAATTTGTTGCCTCGCGATCGCATGGTAAAGCAAGTTTGTATGAACTGCCACGGTTTGGAATACTCCTATAACAGTATCTTTGATGATGAATTAATTGAGGGAAATTTTCATCGTCCTCCTCAACACTATATGGAAACACTCAAACTGGTACAAGCGCGAGCCGAACAACGCGCAACTTCCAAAGTTTCCACAACTGAATAA
- a CDS encoding ribonuclease HII: MMLATMRDTRLAAGVDEVGRGALFGPVVAAAVVLSPSVAGQLQQLGVTDSKALTPKRRQMLLRSIQTLATEYRVGCASVAEIDRINILQASLLAMKRAVLQLSSPIELCLVDGVHRIPSLAMAQKTIIKGDRNEMAIAAASIVAKVWRDELILRLAPLFPYYDLSANKGYGTKKHRQGIEKYGRSCLHRRSFKLR, translated from the coding sequence ATGATGTTGGCAACGATGCGAGATACTCGGTTGGCAGCGGGAGTCGATGAAGTGGGACGAGGCGCGTTATTCGGCCCTGTCGTGGCTGCTGCTGTGGTCTTATCTCCATCGGTTGCTGGGCAGTTGCAACAGTTGGGGGTTACGGACAGTAAAGCCTTAACTCCCAAGCGACGACAGATGTTGTTGCGATCGATTCAAACCTTAGCTACCGAGTATCGGGTGGGGTGCGCTTCTGTGGCTGAAATCGATCGCATCAATATTTTGCAAGCCTCTTTGCTGGCAATGAAACGAGCGGTTCTACAGCTTTCCTCCCCCATAGAGCTATGTCTGGTCGATGGAGTGCATCGGATTCCATCGTTAGCCATGGCGCAAAAGACTATTATTAAAGGCGATCGCAACGAAATGGCGATCGCCGCTGCGAGTATCGTCGCTAAAGTCTGGCGAGATGAGCTGATTTTGCGATTAGCTCCTCTCTTTCCCTACTATGACCTCAGTGCGAATAAAGGCTACGGCACGAAGAAGCATCGCCAGGGAATCGAGAAATACGGTCGCTCCTGTCTGCATCGGCGATCGTTTAAACTCCGCTAA
- a CDS encoding ATP-binding cassette domain-containing protein: MLRLEHISKIYSTGQVLQDINWEVKPSERVGLVGVNGAGKSTQLKIIAGEIEPTSGEVIRPANLRMAYLTQEFDVEPGDTVREEFWKVFEDANRVHHAIAQVQQQMQTATPEELDRLIHQLDKQQRQFEALDGYGLDAQIEKMLPEMGFSSEDGDRLVSAFSGGWQMRIQLGKILLQAPDLLLLDEPTNHLDLETIEWLETYLKSLTIPMVIVSHDREFLDRLCTQIVETERGVSTTYLGNYSAYLEQKSEQKAAQLSAYEHQQKELDKQQAYIERFRASATRSTQAKSREKLLDKVERIEAPISDLKTLHFRFPPAPRSGREVVDIKDLTHLYDDKILFLGASLAIERGDRIAILGPNGCGKSTLLRLMLGEEHPEEGRVSLGKHNVIPGYFEQNQAEALDLDKTVMNTIHDEVPDWTNEEVRTLLGRFLFSGETVNKNVEALSGGEKARLALAKMLLQPANLLLLDEPTNHLDIPAKEMLEEALQHYDGTVAIVSHDRYFISQVANKIVEVRDGEFRVYLGNYHYYLDKIAEEKEKIRLAEIARVKAEKAATKREKQKAKQKSRKKAKAN, translated from the coding sequence ATGCTGCGATTAGAACATATCAGCAAAATCTATTCTACCGGCCAAGTGCTCCAAGACATTAACTGGGAGGTTAAACCCTCAGAGCGTGTTGGTTTAGTGGGGGTCAATGGTGCGGGAAAATCAACGCAGCTTAAGATTATTGCGGGGGAGATCGAACCGACTTCGGGAGAAGTTATCCGTCCCGCGAACTTGCGCATGGCCTATCTGACACAAGAGTTTGATGTGGAACCTGGGGATACGGTGCGCGAGGAGTTCTGGAAAGTATTTGAGGACGCGAACCGAGTCCATCACGCGATCGCGCAAGTCCAGCAGCAGATGCAAACTGCAACCCCAGAAGAACTCGATCGCTTAATTCACCAACTCGATAAGCAGCAACGGCAGTTTGAAGCTCTCGATGGCTATGGTTTGGACGCTCAGATCGAAAAAATGTTACCGGAAATGGGCTTTAGCTCCGAGGATGGCGATCGCCTGGTGAGTGCTTTTTCTGGAGGGTGGCAAATGCGGATTCAGTTGGGTAAAATATTACTGCAAGCTCCCGATCTGCTGCTCCTGGACGAGCCGACAAACCACCTGGATCTGGAAACCATCGAATGGTTAGAAACTTATTTGAAAAGCCTCACCATTCCCATGGTAATTGTCTCTCACGATCGCGAATTTCTCGATCGCCTTTGCACGCAAATCGTCGAAACCGAACGCGGCGTTTCAACGACCTATCTCGGCAACTATTCTGCTTATCTGGAGCAAAAATCCGAGCAAAAAGCCGCCCAACTCAGCGCTTACGAACACCAACAAAAAGAACTAGATAAACAACAAGCTTATATCGAACGATTTCGCGCCAGCGCTACTCGCAGCACCCAAGCCAAAAGTCGCGAAAAACTCTTAGATAAAGTCGAGCGTATCGAGGCTCCCATAAGCGATCTAAAAACCCTGCATTTTCGGTTTCCTCCCGCGCCTCGTAGCGGTCGCGAAGTGGTGGATATCAAAGATTTAACTCATTTGTACGATGACAAAATTCTCTTCCTCGGAGCCTCTTTAGCTATCGAACGAGGCGATCGCATTGCCATTCTCGGCCCGAATGGCTGCGGAAAATCAACTCTCCTCCGACTGATGTTAGGTGAAGAACATCCGGAAGAAGGTCGCGTCAGCTTGGGGAAACATAATGTAATTCCCGGTTATTTTGAACAAAACCAAGCGGAAGCTTTGGATCTCGATAAAACTGTGATGAATACCATTCACGACGAAGTTCCGGACTGGACGAACGAGGAGGTGCGCACCCTGCTCGGACGATTTCTCTTTAGCGGCGAAACTGTCAATAAAAATGTAGAGGCGCTCAGTGGAGGCGAGAAAGCTCGGTTAGCTCTGGCAAAAATGTTGCTGCAGCCAGCCAATTTATTATTGCTAGACGAGCCAACCAACCACTTGGATATTCCGGCGAAAGAAATGCTAGAAGAAGCTCTGCAACATTATGACGGCACTGTTGCGATCGTCTCTCACGATCGCTATTTTATTTCCCAAGTTGCGAATAAAATTGTGGAAGTGCGCGATGGCGAGTTTCGCGTTTATTTGGGAAACTACCATTATTATCTCGACAAAATTGCCGAAGAGAAAGAAAAAATCCGCTTAGCGGAAATTGCGCGAGTGAAAGCAGAGAAAGCAGCAACGAAACGGGAAAAACAGAAAGCGAAACAAAAGTCAAGAAAGAAAGCCAAAGCGAATTAA
- a CDS encoding globin family protein codes for MSLNVELLEQSFEQIKPEANEFVESFYHHLFADNPEAKPLFEHVDMKKQKGMLLQSLVFTVENLRNPEALSDKLKGLGTRHVKYGALPAHYPLVGGALLKTFEQYLGDQWTPEVKQAWIDAYQAIANLMLEGAADISAAQLS; via the coding sequence ATGTCATTAAATGTTGAACTTCTGGAACAAAGCTTCGAGCAGATTAAACCAGAAGCTAATGAATTTGTCGAGAGTTTTTATCATCATTTGTTTGCGGACAATCCGGAAGCCAAACCCTTGTTCGAGCACGTGGATATGAAAAAACAAAAGGGAATGCTACTGCAATCGTTAGTATTTACCGTAGAAAATCTGCGCAATCCAGAAGCTCTGAGCGACAAGCTGAAAGGGTTGGGGACTCGCCATGTTAAATATGGCGCCCTTCCGGCTCACTATCCTTTGGTCGGTGGCGCTCTGTTGAAAACCTTTGAACAATACCTGGGAGACCAATGGACTCCCGAGGTGAAGCAAGCTTGGATCGACGCTTATCAAGCGATCGCCAATCTGATGTTGGAAGGAGCAGCAGATATTTCCGCCGCCCAACTGTCTTAA
- a CDS encoding glycosyltransferase family 4 protein → MRIAWLGKKSPFCGNVTYSREVTNALLDRRHQVSFLHFAPEESTAERSREYGRNHHFQPWPNCPEVPLPCLYKSTIYTIPTFNSAKVLARSLHSLQPDLVHASLTLSPLDFLLPEICQDLNLPLVATFHPPFDRKLRNFSSGTQQLTYQLYAPCLANYDRTIVFSQIQREILIKLGVPAHKVATIPNGVDVLKYSPGPSSIKQELQAERLFLYQGRIAIEKNVDALLKAWKHADLGPNCKLAIVGNGPLSASLRATYGEEHGIIWLGFIADERRRIDILRGADAFILPSFVEGLSLSLLEAMACGTACLATDVGADGEVLEGGAGTILNANRVTVELQTLLPLFRDHPELTLLLGQKARQRAVERYTLKQNISQLEELYAELLCKEPISLTSAW, encoded by the coding sequence ATGCGCATCGCTTGGCTTGGTAAAAAATCTCCATTTTGCGGTAATGTCACCTACTCTCGCGAGGTTACCAATGCCTTGCTCGATCGCCGACATCAAGTCAGTTTTTTACATTTTGCCCCCGAAGAATCCACAGCCGAGCGCAGCCGGGAATATGGCAGAAACCATCATTTTCAGCCCTGGCCCAACTGTCCGGAAGTACCTCTTCCCTGTCTCTACAAGTCAACAATTTATACTATTCCAACCTTTAATTCAGCTAAAGTTCTGGCGCGATCGCTTCATTCCCTGCAACCGGATCTCGTCCACGCCTCCCTCACGCTCTCTCCCCTCGACTTCCTCCTTCCCGAAATTTGCCAAGACCTGAATCTACCTCTGGTTGCCACCTTCCATCCTCCTTTCGATCGCAAGCTACGGAACTTCTCCTCCGGAACTCAGCAACTCACCTATCAGCTCTATGCTCCTTGTTTGGCCAACTACGATCGCACCATTGTTTTCTCCCAGATCCAGCGCGAAATTCTGATAAAACTGGGAGTTCCAGCTCATAAAGTGGCTACCATTCCCAATGGGGTAGACGTGCTAAAATACTCCCCAGGACCTTCCTCAATTAAGCAAGAATTGCAGGCAGAACGGTTGTTTTTGTATCAAGGACGCATCGCCATTGAAAAGAATGTCGATGCTTTGCTCAAAGCTTGGAAGCATGCAGATTTAGGGCCGAATTGTAAATTGGCGATCGTCGGGAACGGGCCCCTGAGTGCTTCTTTAAGAGCCACCTACGGCGAAGAGCACGGTATTATTTGGTTGGGTTTTATTGCCGACGAACGGCGAAGAATTGATATTTTGCGCGGTGCGGATGCGTTTATTTTGCCCTCATTTGTCGAAGGTCTCTCTCTGTCTTTGCTGGAAGCTATGGCTTGCGGAACTGCATGTCTGGCAACTGATGTGGGAGCTGATGGGGAAGTGCTTGAAGGCGGAGCGGGAACAATCTTGAATGCGAACCGGGTGACGGTGGAACTGCAAACTTTGCTGCCGTTGTTTCGCGATCACCCAGAGCTGACTCTACTCCTGGGACAGAAAGCTCGCCAGCGCGCGGTCGAGCGTTATACTCTGAAACAAAATATTTCGCAACTCGAGGAACTTTATGCAGAACTCTTGTGTAAAGAACCCATTTCTTTAACTAGCGCTTGGTGA
- a CDS encoding cytochrome c3 family protein, which produces MTGNSQRFPQLKAILQLRTAIVAIAILLLVWGIAAFALDQRQVFLPGVTSDGHTLIEASCSSCHEGFKPVSNETCMRCHEAEMAEDVHGAKKFRDPRWAEYLENLDVLTCTACHAEHTHIFARGVHLKPELCMACHEGVIAGDIPSHKGFAPDGCWTAGCHNFHDHRAISTGFLLKNLNQPILLPTPEILNLKLVLEQQEPAAADLGAEFVEEES; this is translated from the coding sequence ATGACTGGTAATTCGCAGCGGTTTCCTCAATTAAAAGCAATCTTGCAGCTGAGAACGGCGATTGTGGCGATCGCCATCCTCCTATTGGTTTGGGGAATAGCTGCCTTTGCCTTAGACCAACGGCAGGTATTTTTGCCCGGCGTAACCTCAGACGGCCATACCCTAATTGAAGCCTCGTGCAGTTCCTGTCATGAAGGATTTAAACCCGTCAGCAACGAAACCTGTATGCGCTGTCATGAAGCGGAGATGGCTGAAGATGTCCACGGGGCCAAAAAATTCCGCGACCCTCGCTGGGCCGAATACCTGGAGAACCTAGACGTACTCACCTGCACTGCCTGTCATGCCGAGCATACTCACATATTTGCTCGCGGCGTTCATCTCAAACCGGAGCTGTGTATGGCCTGCCATGAAGGGGTCATTGCTGGAGATATCCCCAGTCATAAAGGCTTTGCTCCAGATGGATGTTGGACGGCAGGATGTCATAACTTCCACGACCATCGGGCAATTTCCACGGGGTTTCTGTTGAAGAATCTCAATCAACCGATCTTGCTGCCAACTCCAGAAATATTGAACTTGAAATTAGTGTTGGAACAACAGGAACCAGCAGCAGCAGATTTAGGAGCAGAATTTGTGGAGGAGGAGTCATGA
- a CDS encoding Tll0287-like domain-containing protein yields MLNALKTWMRTLRLKTITLFVLATTICLTTVSCAGDSGGGSTQTSGIDPSLVVDYIHVVAESDRTAYTKHVVGRLTKLEGKEKPNGVVPAEATEAWQEANGIPLPAQMFRLGAELASEGGQFTYGLISPWNINDAQAPKGEFEEAGMQQVIDTGEPYKDYREIGGQQYFSAIYPDKAIAEACVTCHNTHPIHEERYPDKVFKLGDVMGGVVINLPLEGT; encoded by the coding sequence ATGTTAAACGCGCTCAAAACCTGGATGCGTACCCTAAGACTAAAAACCATTACCTTATTTGTCTTAGCAACAACCATTTGTCTGACGACTGTTTCCTGTGCTGGAGATAGCGGTGGCGGATCTACCCAAACCAGCGGTATCGACCCCTCTCTGGTTGTAGACTATATTCATGTTGTTGCTGAATCCGATCGCACGGCATACACCAAGCACGTTGTCGGTCGTCTGACCAAACTTGAAGGAAAAGAAAAACCCAACGGAGTCGTTCCCGCTGAAGCCACGGAAGCTTGGCAAGAAGCCAATGGTATTCCCCTACCGGCGCAAATGTTCCGTCTCGGTGCGGAACTCGCTTCCGAGGGCGGACAATTTACCTATGGATTAATTTCTCCGTGGAATATTAATGACGCCCAAGCCCCTAAAGGAGAATTTGAAGAAGCCGGAATGCAACAAGTTATTGATACCGGCGAACCCTATAAAGATTATCGCGAAATTGGCGGTCAACAATATTTTTCTGCCATCTATCCCGATAAAGCCATTGCCGAAGCTTGCGTTACCTGCCACAACACCCATCCCATCCATGAAGAGCGCTATCCCGATAAAGTCTTCAAATTAGGCGATGTTATGGGAGGTGTGGTGATTAACTTACCGTTAGAAGGAACTTAA